The genomic interval CGCGGGACCCGCGACCTCCTCGACCACCGACCAGTAGGCGCCGTCGCCGGAGCCCGCGGGGAGCGGCACGTTGATGTTCGTGCCCGCGCCGGCTCCCGCTCCGCGTTCGTCCGCCATGCCGAGGTCGACGGGGAAGAGCCGGTCCTGGTGCACGGAGATGGTGAGCACATCGGGATCCTCCCAGTAGATCTTCTGGGCGCCGTTGCCGTGATGCACGTCGTAGTCGAAGATCGCGACCCGCTCGAGCTTGCCCGCTGCGCGGAGCGCCTCGATCGCCACCGGCACATTGGCGAAGAGGCAGTACCCGCGACCCTGGTCCGGCTCGGCGTGGTGCCCCGGCGGGCGCACGAGCGCGTAGGCGTTGTCGACCGTCCCGTCCATCACCGCTTCCGCAGCGGCCAGCGTGCCGCCGGCGGCCAACCGGGCGAGGTCGTAGCCGCCGCGGCCGAAGGGCGAGAAGCCGTCGCCCGCGTCGCCGCCCGTGACCGACTGCTCACGGATGCGCTCGACATGCCCCGAGGTGTGCACGCGCAGCAGGTCCTCCGTCTCCACCTGCCGCGCGGGAAGGCGCACGAGCCGGTCCAGCAGCCCCGAGACCTCGACGAGTCCGGCGAATCGCGCCTTCGACTCGGGACTCTCGAAGTTGTGGTACGGCTGCACGAAGCCGCCCGAGGGGTAGATCCCTGCGTGAGTCCCCGTGTCGTGCCATGCGTACTGCTCGTGCCAGACGTAGCCGGTCTTGCGCTCCATTGCGGTTTCCTTCCGTGTCGCGGGGATCGCGCCTGCCGTGTCTCGTGACCGTCCCCGGCACGGAACACCATAGTGCTGAGAATTCGCGAATGACAACTAATACGGGAAATCGAATGTCGAAACATTAATGAAATAAAAACTCTGTTGACTATAGAGCGCCCGACATGGTCTTATGGGTGACGCAGAGGGCCAGTGGGGGCCGCTCAGCACCGCTCTCGCCTCAGCGCCGGAGCCACGGACGAAGGAGTCACATCATGAAACGCACCCGACGCATCTCCGCCGGCATCGCCGTCGCAGCCGCCGCGGCACTCGCACTGAGCGCCTGCGGCTCCGACGGCGGATCGGGATCCGGCTCGGACGGCGGCGAGTCCCAGGGCGCCGTCGCCATGAGCTTCGCGGGCCTCGACATCCAGATCTGGAACGACATGCTGCCGTTCATGGAGACGATCGTCACCGACGCCGGATACGAGTTCGTGACCGATGACCCGAAGTGGAACGCGCAGACGCAGGTGCAGGACTGGGAGTCCTGGATCGTGCGCGGCGACATCAAGGCGATCATGGGCTATCCGGTGCAGTCGGACGCGATGGTCGCCGTCACCCAGCAGGCGAACGACGCGGGCATTCCCGTCCTCGGCTACGGCAGCAGCTGGGACGGCGTGCAGGCGGCGGTCGCCCTCGATCACGAGGCCGACGGCAAGCTCGCCGGCGAGCAGGCCGCCGAGTGGATCGAGGAGACCTACGGCGATGAGCAGGTCGACGTCGCCTTCCTCGGCTGGCCCGACACCGATCTCGGGCGGCTGCGCGGCAAGGGCATGCTCGACGCGCTGCAGGCCGCGGATCTGAATCTCAACATCACGGAGCACAAGACGCTCAGCCTCGACGACGGCTACGCGGCCGTGCAGAACCAGCTCAACGCCGTGCCGAACACGAAGGTATGGCTGGCGATCGCCAACGATCCCGCACTCGGCGCCTACCAGGCGCTGACCGACTCCGGGGTGTCGCCGACCGATGAGAGCATGCTGCTGCTCAATCTCGACGCCACCGACGCCGAGCTCGAGATCATCATGGAACCCGGATCCTTCTGGCGCTACGCCTATATCGCGCCCGCCCGCGAACTCGCCGAGGCGAACGCCCGCATGCTGGTCGCCGCCGCCGAGGGCGAGCCCGTCGAGGACACCACGGTGCCGGTCACCGAGGTCACGAGCGAGAACGCCGAGCAGTTCCTCCTCGCCAACCAGTGACCGCCGCGGGGCGCTCCTCAGCGGAGCGCCCCGCGTGCCGTCGACAGCCCCGAGCCGCTCACCGCCGAGAGGATCCCGCATGACCGCACCCGAGCCCCGGCTCCGCTTCGACGGAGTGACCGTCGACTTCGGCGCCACACGCGCGCTCGACGACATCGCCTTCGCCGTCGAACCCGGAGAGATCGTCGGCCTGCTCGGCCACAACGGCGCGGGGAAGAGCACGCTGTTCAACGTCACCACCGGGGTGATCGGCGCGTCCTCCGGCGGTTTCGCCGTCGATGGCCAACGTGTGGAGGGCCGTCTCACCCCCCGGGAGGCGGCGCTGCGCGGCATCACCGTCATCCACCAGGAACCCGCCCTCGCCCCGAACATGACGGTGCTCGAGAACCTGTTCCTCGCCCGAGCGGCGCCGAGCGCGGCCGAGCGTCAG from Leucobacter allii carries:
- a CDS encoding class II histone deacetylase, whose protein sequence is MERKTGYVWHEQYAWHDTGTHAGIYPSGGFVQPYHNFESPESKARFAGLVEVSGLLDRLVRLPARQVETEDLLRVHTSGHVERIREQSVTGGDAGDGFSPFGRGGYDLARLAAGGTLAAAEAVMDGTVDNAYALVRPPGHHAEPDQGRGYCLFANVPVAIEALRAAGKLERVAIFDYDVHHGNGAQKIYWEDPDVLTISVHQDRLFPVDLGMADERGAGAGAGTNINVPLPAGSGDGAYWSVVEEVAGPAIRAFQPELIMVSSGFDPSAFDPLGRMSVTSDGFRGIADRLLALADEVCKGRIVFSHEGGYSAVHVPFCGLAVLESLSGIRTGVEDPFNISVGQSPTRELSPWQRETIEHSAELARALGMLVD
- a CDS encoding sugar ABC transporter substrate-binding protein, translating into MKRTRRISAGIAVAAAAALALSACGSDGGSGSGSDGGESQGAVAMSFAGLDIQIWNDMLPFMETIVTDAGYEFVTDDPKWNAQTQVQDWESWIVRGDIKAIMGYPVQSDAMVAVTQQANDAGIPVLGYGSSWDGVQAAVALDHEADGKLAGEQAAEWIEETYGDEQVDVAFLGWPDTDLGRLRGKGMLDALQAADLNLNITEHKTLSLDDGYAAVQNQLNAVPNTKVWLAIANDPALGAYQALTDSGVSPTDESMLLLNLDATDAELEIIMEPGSFWRYAYIAPARELAEANARMLVAAAEGEPVEDTTVPVTEVTSENAEQFLLANQ